In a genomic window of Rhododendron vialii isolate Sample 1 chromosome 12a, ASM3025357v1:
- the LOC131311547 gene encoding calcium-dependent protein kinase 10-like, whose amino-acid sequence MGNCAACIRPETPKTKPQNKNKNKNKPTRHHHTRPNPYSDSPAPIRVLKDFVPSGHHRTRITDKYILGRELGRGEFGVTYLCTDRETREALACKSISKKKLRTAVDIEDVRREVQIMSCLPDHPNIVRLRATYEDNEAVHLVMELCEGGELFDRIVARGHYSERAAAGVARTVAEVVRMCHENGVMHRDLKPENFLFANKKENAPLKAIDFGLSVFFKPGERFSEIVGSPYYMAPEVLKRNYGPEVDIWSAGVVLYILLCGVPPFWAETEQGVALAILRGVIDFKREPWPQISDSAKNLVRQMLEPNPRKRLTAQQVLEHPWILNAKKASNVPLGDIVRTRLKQFSVMNRFKKKALRVIAEHLSVEEVEVIRDMFTLMDTDNDGKVTYEELRAGLRKVGSQLAEPEMKLLMDVADVDGNGVLDYGEFVAVTIHLQRMEDDAHFRRAFMYFDKDGSGYIELDELQEALADESGVTDADVVNEIMREVDADKDGQISYDEFVAMMKAGTDWRKASRQYSRERFKSLSLNLMKDGSLQLADGITGQTVVV is encoded by the exons ATGGGAAACTGCGCCGCCTGCATAAGACCGGAAACCCCCAAAACCAAACCccagaacaagaacaagaacaagaacaaaccCACCCGGCACCACCACACCCGACCCAACCCGTACTCCGACTCCCCCGCCCCGATCCGGGTCCTGAAAGACTTCGTCCCCTCAGGCCACCACCGCACCCGGATCACCGACAAGTACATCCTGGGCCGCGAGCTGGGCCGGGGCGAGTTCGGCGTCACCTACCTCTGCACCGACCGCGAGACCCGCGAGGCCCTCGCCTGCAAATCCATATCGAAGAAGAAGCTCCGAACAGCTGTAGATATAGAGGATGTGCGAAGAGAGGTCCAGATCATGTCGTGCCTACCCGACCACCCGAACATAGTCCGTTTGAGGGCGACGTACGAGGACAATGAAGCGGTGCACTTGGTGATGGAGTTGTGCGAGGGAGGGGAGCTTTTCGATAGGATAGTGGCGAGGGGGCATTACAGCGAGCGGGCGGCTGCCGGGGTGGCGAGGACGGTGGCGGAGGTGGTGAGGATGTGTCACGAGAATGGGGTCATGCACAGGGATTTGAAGCCGGAGAATTTCTTGTTTGCTAATAAGAAGGAGAACGCGCCGTTGAAAGCGATCGATTTCGGGCTTTCAGTGTTCTTCAAGCCCG GGGAGAGGTTTTCAGAGATTGTGGGTAGTCCATACTATATGGCGCCTGAGGTTTTAAAGAGGAATTATGGACCAGAGGTTGATATATGGAGTGCCGGTGTGGTTCTTTACATTTTGTTATGTGGGGTTCCTCCATTTTGGGCAG AAACTGAACAGGGTGTTGCTCTGGCAATTCTGCGGGGGGTGATTGATTTCAAGAGGGAACCATGGCCTCAAATTTCTGATAGTGCCAAGAACCTTGTTCGGCAGATGTTAGAGCCGAATCCAAGAAAGCGGTTGACTGCCCAACAGGTTCTTG AACACCCCTGGATATTAAATGCGAAAAAAGCTTCAAATGTCCCATTGGGAGATATAGTGAGAACTAGGCTCAAGCAGTTCTCCGTGATGAACAGATTCAAAAAGAAAGCTTTGAGA GTAATTGCGGAGCACTTATCGGTTGAAGAGGTTGAAGTAATAAGAGACATGTTTACGTTAATGGACACTGACAATGATGGAAAAGTAACATACGAGGAACTGCGGGCAGGTCTTCGTAAAGTCGGGTCGCAATTGGCTGAACCGGAGATGAAGTTGCTGATGGATGTG GCTGATGTTGATGGGAATGGAGTGCTGGATTATGGAGAGTTCGTAGCGGTAACCATCCATCTCCAGAGGATGGAGGATGACGCACATTTCCGCAGAGCATTTATGTATTTCGATAAAGATGGTAGTGGGTACATTGAACTTGATGAGTTACAAGAAGCCTTGGCAGATGAATCTGGAGTAACTGATGCTGATGTGGTAAATGAGATCATGCGAGAGGTTGATGCAGACAAG gatgGGCAAATCAGTTATGACGAATTTGTTGCAATGATGAAAGCTGGAACGGATTGGAGAAAGGCATCTCGGCAGTATTCAAGGGAGAGATTCAAGAGCTTGAGCCTTAATCTGATGAAAGATGGTTCATTGCAGCTTGCGGATGGGATAACTGGTCAAACTGTTGTGGTTTGA